The following coding sequences are from one Thermostaphylospora chromogena window:
- a CDS encoding serine/threonine-protein kinase, protein MTAGETQALERLGPYRLIRKIGEGGMGVVYLALDERGRQLAVKVLHPHVAADLKARDRLVREVETMRRVRSPYVAEVVDAQLMGPQPYVVTRFAPGRTLEDTVLEDGPLAGHDLLRVIRGMCAALVAIHAADVIHRDFKPSNVMLVDGEPLVIDFGIAHLVNATRLTQTGMFVGTPGYLAPEIIRDAEITQAADVHALASTVFFAATGKPPFGTGAFEAICFNIMEGRVQYDLAPAWLRAWLRAAMAVDAQARPNAQELYRMALDLDPDRPSVSPVAETKMNGVPPTRVLDGDAGQAAPAAPVDGTRVLPVDDTFSDLLPPVEYAPVEPTRRQAPPPPAPPPAPPPQYVPPHRPPPWPDQHVAGYGPPPVPEVRPSAPPPPAPERQRERRPPYRVGHPVLAALMLVVLVSLACMLPVAVSAFAVVAVLCLRVGEHLFSDLAERRRVRGSSGADPLLAVLGTPWALIKSAVGTVVHVPLAVMFGMCLWGVLAYGTSMGTDRAAAYAAGAFTAGLFVLPGGSKPRRAVSRALTATVRSPGAAMVAAIILGTAAFFLGMTALGTTPVFDPWQPPSEVIDQITTEFRRRTDEVSIGAIDLLSGLVGSLLDSLGLGFLHFWS, encoded by the coding sequence ATGACAGCGGGGGAGACACAAGCGCTCGAACGGCTCGGCCCATACCGACTGATCCGCAAGATCGGCGAAGGCGGCATGGGCGTCGTCTACCTTGCCCTCGACGAGAGAGGACGGCAGCTGGCCGTCAAGGTGCTGCACCCGCACGTCGCGGCCGACCTCAAGGCCCGCGACCGGCTCGTCCGCGAGGTCGAGACGATGCGCAGGGTACGCAGCCCCTACGTCGCCGAGGTCGTGGACGCCCAGCTGATGGGGCCGCAGCCGTACGTCGTGACGCGGTTCGCGCCCGGCCGCACCTTGGAGGACACCGTCCTGGAGGACGGGCCGCTGGCCGGGCACGACCTGCTGCGGGTGATCCGCGGTATGTGCGCGGCGCTGGTCGCCATCCACGCCGCCGACGTGATCCACCGCGATTTCAAGCCGTCCAACGTGATGCTGGTCGACGGCGAGCCGCTGGTCATCGACTTCGGCATCGCCCACCTGGTCAACGCCACGCGGTTGACCCAGACCGGCATGTTCGTGGGCACCCCCGGCTACCTCGCCCCCGAGATCATCAGGGACGCCGAGATCACCCAGGCGGCCGATGTGCACGCGCTGGCGTCCACGGTGTTCTTCGCCGCGACCGGTAAGCCGCCGTTCGGCACCGGTGCGTTCGAGGCGATCTGCTTCAACATCATGGAGGGGCGGGTGCAGTACGATCTCGCCCCCGCGTGGCTGCGCGCGTGGCTGCGCGCCGCCATGGCGGTCGACGCGCAGGCCCGGCCGAACGCGCAGGAGCTGTACCGGATGGCGCTCGACCTCGACCCGGACAGGCCGAGCGTGTCCCCGGTCGCGGAGACGAAGATGAACGGCGTGCCGCCCACCCGAGTGCTGGACGGCGACGCCGGGCAGGCGGCGCCCGCCGCGCCGGTCGACGGCACCCGTGTGCTGCCCGTCGACGACACCTTCTCCGACCTGCTCCCGCCGGTGGAGTACGCCCCGGTCGAGCCCACACGGCGACAGGCCCCTCCGCCACCCGCTCCGCCGCCGGCGCCGCCACCGCAGTACGTGCCGCCGCACCGGCCGCCGCCGTGGCCCGACCAGCACGTCGCGGGCTACGGGCCGCCTCCGGTCCCGGAGGTGCGCCCGTCCGCGCCTCCGCCGCCCGCGCCCGAGCGGCAGCGTGAGCGGCGTCCGCCCTACCGGGTGGGCCACCCGGTGCTCGCGGCGCTGATGCTGGTCGTCCTGGTGAGCCTGGCCTGCATGCTGCCGGTCGCGGTGAGTGCGTTCGCCGTGGTCGCCGTGTTGTGCCTGCGTGTCGGCGAGCACCTGTTCAGCGATCTCGCCGAGCGGCGCAGGGTCCGGGGCAGCAGCGGCGCCGACCCGCTGCTCGCGGTGCTCGGCACCCCGTGGGCGCTGATCAAGTCGGCCGTCGGCACGGTGGTGCACGTCCCGCTCGCCGTCATGTTCGGCATGTGCCTGTGGGGCGTGCTGGCCTACGGCACCTCCATGGGAACCGACCGCGCCGCGGCCTACGCCGCGGGCGCCTTCACCGCCGGCCTGTTCGTGCTGCCCGGCGGGAGCAAGCCACGCCGGGCGGTCTCGCGCGCGCTCACCGCCACGGTGCGCAGCCCCGGCGCGGCCATGGTCGCCGCGATCATCCTGGGCACGGCCGCGTTCTTCCTGGGGATGACCGCCCTCGGCACGACCCCCGTGTTCGATCCGTGGCAGCCTCCTTCGGAGGTCATCGACCAGATCACCACGGAGTTCCGCCGCCGTACCGACGAGGTGTCGATAGGCGCGATAGACCTCCTCTCCGGTCTGGTCGGCAGCCTGCTGGACAGCCTCGGCCTGGGCTTCCTCCATTTCTGGAGCTGA
- a CDS encoding serine/threonine-protein kinase encodes MNDDRLGPYRLLRRLGEGGMGVVHLAVDPQGREVAVKVLRAEVTGDDVARRRLAREVETMRRVRSEHIAEVIDADVTGHRPYIVTRYVPGRPLDDLVKEEGPLDLPAVLRVAKGVASALAAVHAVGVIHRDLKPGNVLIMDGEPVLIDFGIAQAVDATRLTQTGMFIGTPGYLAPEIIEGQEAGPEVDVHAWAGTMLFACTGEPPFGKGTLEMVFYNITAGKANVDAAPPPLRPLLRDAFQRDPAKRPTAAELAERVERLMAGSAARPSVPDAISTVPDGGLRVSQVEPSPPPVGSPWQYTPGPAVREREHVPLPGESGPSAPRAAAVPPASPPVDAAPTPPAVPGAQHGPDAGDPYPTRRVTPEELRQIRSATDAAPANATPWQAAPARSWDAPTQADAAAMPSPYPLRGGAGPVPPKPAAPSEGDVPTTRVRPNELPGYVHGYHQPAPGTGMGPAAAPGGPRYAQGTPGYATGRRAASALASESPAVPSGYGGQPHGGYPQQPYPPQQHHQGFPQHAPRGQSQGPPPPGGLQTQAGAAEPSGSRPALSLKPQRVYVVSAIFLMVIATATAIIAPIIAAVVVVPLVILLRAADIAQRELSTRRPAGTAALDVLRVLTMPAVLARSVGITLALVPYALILGLPVTLLLTVLLGGMPLANALSWGTAVALWTICAGPGVEGPGRQMRKTLVSLMPSRGVAVGVAWTLAAVGVIMSVLAIGSLTSGAKPAVWAPIDIQPITEQLSDLRTRAAQ; translated from the coding sequence ATGAATGACGACCGACTAGGACCCTACCGGCTGCTGCGGCGGCTGGGTGAAGGCGGCATGGGCGTCGTGCACCTGGCCGTCGACCCGCAGGGCCGCGAGGTGGCTGTGAAGGTCCTGCGCGCGGAAGTCACCGGCGACGACGTCGCTCGCAGGAGGCTCGCGCGCGAGGTCGAGACCATGCGGCGGGTGCGCAGTGAGCACATCGCCGAGGTCATCGACGCCGATGTCACCGGGCACCGTCCCTACATCGTCACCCGCTACGTGCCCGGTCGCCCTCTCGACGACCTGGTCAAGGAGGAGGGTCCGCTCGACCTGCCCGCCGTGCTCAGGGTCGCCAAGGGCGTGGCCTCGGCGCTGGCCGCCGTCCACGCCGTCGGGGTGATCCACCGCGACCTCAAGCCGGGCAACGTTCTGATCATGGACGGCGAGCCCGTCCTCATCGACTTCGGGATCGCGCAGGCGGTCGACGCCACGCGGCTGACGCAGACCGGCATGTTCATCGGCACCCCCGGCTACCTGGCTCCCGAGATCATCGAGGGGCAGGAGGCCGGGCCGGAGGTGGACGTGCACGCCTGGGCGGGCACCATGCTGTTCGCCTGCACCGGCGAGCCTCCCTTCGGCAAGGGCACGCTTGAGATGGTGTTCTACAACATCACCGCCGGAAAAGCCAACGTCGACGCCGCTCCGCCGCCGCTGCGGCCGCTGCTGCGCGACGCTTTCCAGCGGGACCCCGCCAAGCGGCCCACGGCCGCCGAGCTGGCCGAGCGGGTCGAGCGCCTGATGGCGGGCTCCGCCGCCCGGCCGTCGGTGCCCGACGCGATCTCCACCGTCCCGGACGGCGGCCTGCGCGTGAGTCAGGTGGAGCCGTCGCCTCCGCCGGTCGGTTCGCCCTGGCAGTACACGCCCGGGCCCGCGGTCCGGGAGCGGGAGCACGTCCCGCTGCCGGGCGAGTCCGGGCCGTCCGCGCCCCGGGCGGCCGCGGTGCCGCCCGCATCGCCGCCGGTGGACGCCGCGCCGACCCCGCCCGCCGTCCCCGGCGCGCAGCACGGTCCCGACGCGGGCGACCCGTATCCGACCCGCCGGGTGACGCCCGAGGAGCTGCGGCAGATCCGCTCGGCCACCGACGCGGCGCCCGCGAACGCGACACCGTGGCAGGCGGCTCCCGCGCGGTCGTGGGACGCGCCGACGCAGGCCGACGCCGCAGCGATGCCGAGCCCCTATCCGCTGCGGGGCGGCGCCGGTCCGGTCCCCCCCAAGCCCGCCGCTCCCAGCGAGGGCGATGTGCCCACCACGCGGGTGCGGCCCAACGAGCTGCCCGGGTACGTCCACGGTTACCACCAGCCCGCACCGGGGACGGGGATGGGGCCGGCGGCGGCTCCGGGGGGTCCGCGGTACGCCCAGGGCACGCCCGGCTACGCCACCGGCCGGCGGGCCGCCTCCGCCCTCGCGTCGGAGAGCCCCGCCGTGCCGTCCGGCTACGGCGGGCAGCCGCACGGGGGCTATCCCCAGCAGCCTTACCCGCCGCAACAGCATCACCAGGGTTTCCCGCAGCACGCGCCGCGGGGGCAGTCGCAGGGACCGCCGCCGCCCGGCGGGCTTCAGACCCAGGCGGGCGCGGCGGAGCCGTCGGGCAGCCGGCCCGCGCTGTCGCTGAAGCCGCAGCGGGTGTACGTGGTCTCGGCGATCTTCCTGATGGTCATCGCGACGGCGACGGCGATCATCGCTCCGATCATCGCCGCGGTGGTGGTCGTCCCGTTGGTGATCCTGCTACGCGCCGCCGACATCGCGCAGCGGGAGCTCAGCACGCGCCGCCCGGCCGGAACGGCGGCGCTCGACGTCCTACGCGTCCTCACCATGCCCGCGGTACTGGCCAGATCGGTGGGGATCACCCTCGCGCTGGTGCCGTACGCGCTCATCCTCGGGCTGCCGGTGACGCTGCTGCTCACCGTGCTGTTAGGAGGCATGCCCCTGGCCAACGCGCTGAGCTGGGGAACGGCCGTGGCGCTGTGGACCATCTGCGCCGGTCCGGGGGTCGAGGGGCCGGGCAGGCAGATGCGGAAGACCCTCGTCTCGCTGATGCCCTCGCGCGGGGTCGCGGTGGGCGTGGCGTGGACCCTCGCGGCGGTGGGCGTGATCATGTCCGTGCTGGCGATCGGCTCGCTCACCTCCGGCGCCAAGCCGGCCGTCTGGGCACCGATCGACATCCAGCCGATCACCGAGCAACTGTCCGATCTCAGAACGAGGGCGGCGCAATGA
- a CDS encoding YbaK/EbsC family protein, whose protein sequence is MVAGTLDWTPAGRRLDLLAAPVAEAVRELGDDAAVRVAEIDPDLADTATFCERYGVRMDESANCVIVAARRGGEVRYAACVVLATTRVDVNGVVRRHLGARKASFAPQDDAVRLTGMEYGGITPLGLPEEWPVLVDEAVAAHPEVVVGSGVRRSKLAVPGEIIAAGATAKVLALAI, encoded by the coding sequence ATGGTGGCGGGCACGCTCGACTGGACCCCTGCCGGCCGGCGGCTCGATCTGCTGGCGGCCCCGGTGGCCGAGGCGGTGCGAGAACTCGGCGACGACGCGGCGGTCCGGGTCGCGGAGATCGATCCCGATCTCGCGGACACCGCGACGTTCTGCGAACGCTACGGCGTGCGGATGGACGAGTCGGCCAACTGCGTGATCGTGGCCGCCCGGCGCGGGGGCGAGGTGCGCTACGCCGCCTGCGTGGTGCTGGCCACCACGCGCGTCGACGTCAACGGTGTGGTCCGCCGCCACCTCGGCGCGCGCAAGGCGTCCTTCGCGCCGCAGGACGACGCGGTGCGGCTCACCGGCATGGAGTACGGCGGGATCACCCCGCTCGGGCTGCCCGAGGAGTGGCCGGTGCTGGTGGACGAGGCGGTGGCCGCCCATCCCGAGGTGGTGGTCGGCAGCGGGGTGCGGCGTTCCAAGCTCGCCGTGCCGGGAGAGATCATCGCCGCCGGCGCGACGGCCAAGGTACTCGCCCTTGCGATATGA
- a CDS encoding flavin monoamine oxidase family protein yields MAGDGTGEAGKPGLTRRALLVGVGAAGGAGAMFAAMGALGLAPVEQRTEFTPPQPSDFRLTGRGAAKVVVLGAGVAGLTCAYELGKAGYECTVLEARDRVGGRSLTVRGGDEVPELSGETQRAEYGEDVYFNAGPGRIAQWMVTLDYCRELGVPIEPFINNNASAYVYNTGMKEPVRIRTARADLYGYIAELLAKATDAGALDRRLTEDDKERLVEFLRRFGDIGDKLTYEGSPRRGFAVYPGAKEGTPLGDPAPLADVLASGVGRAVTVDFGYEQAMPMFQPVGGMDAIVTALADAVGADRITTGARVTRIAHVSDGVEVSYRGPEGSGVVRADYCIATLPPHLLAKIPNDFGADVRAALAVPRPVAAGKIGIEYGRRWWELEDRIYGGITETDLDISHIWYPSHGYHGRRGLLVGYYNTEENALAYGRLPHRERLRRALAQGEKIHGEKYRRDVLSAVSVAWERQPYIEGAWVRWPSRGAAFSLLQRPAGRVYFAGDWLSHLIAWKAGAMESARQVVTALHRRVMTEPA; encoded by the coding sequence ATGGCGGGTGACGGAACCGGCGAGGCCGGCAAGCCGGGGCTGACCAGGCGGGCGCTGCTCGTCGGAGTGGGCGCTGCGGGCGGCGCGGGGGCGATGTTCGCCGCGATGGGCGCGCTCGGCCTGGCTCCGGTGGAGCAGCGGACGGAGTTCACGCCGCCGCAGCCGTCCGACTTCAGACTGACCGGCCGCGGCGCGGCGAAGGTGGTCGTGCTGGGCGCCGGGGTGGCCGGCCTGACCTGCGCCTACGAGCTGGGTAAGGCGGGGTACGAGTGCACCGTGCTCGAAGCGCGCGACCGGGTCGGCGGGCGCAGCCTCACCGTGCGCGGCGGCGACGAGGTGCCCGAGCTGTCGGGCGAGACCCAGCGGGCGGAGTACGGCGAGGACGTCTACTTCAACGCCGGCCCCGGCCGCATCGCCCAGTGGATGGTCACCCTCGACTACTGCCGTGAGCTGGGCGTGCCCATCGAGCCGTTCATCAACAACAACGCCTCGGCCTACGTCTACAACACGGGGATGAAGGAGCCGGTGCGCATCCGCACCGCCCGCGCCGATCTGTACGGCTACATCGCCGAGCTGCTGGCGAAGGCCACCGACGCCGGGGCGTTGGACCGGCGGCTCACCGAAGACGACAAGGAACGCCTGGTGGAGTTCCTGCGCCGCTTCGGCGACATCGGCGACAAGCTCACCTACGAGGGGTCGCCGCGCCGCGGCTTCGCCGTCTACCCCGGCGCGAAGGAGGGGACGCCGCTCGGTGATCCCGCCCCTCTCGCCGACGTGCTCGCCAGCGGCGTGGGCCGGGCCGTGACCGTGGACTTCGGTTACGAGCAGGCCATGCCGATGTTCCAGCCGGTCGGCGGCATGGACGCGATCGTCACCGCGCTGGCCGACGCGGTGGGCGCGGATCGCATCACCACCGGTGCCCGCGTGACCCGCATCGCGCACGTGTCCGATGGGGTGGAGGTGAGCTACCGCGGTCCGGAGGGATCGGGCGTGGTGCGCGCCGACTACTGCATCGCCACCCTGCCGCCGCACCTGCTCGCGAAGATCCCCAACGACTTCGGCGCGGATGTGCGTGCCGCGCTGGCCGTGCCGCGACCGGTGGCCGCGGGCAAGATCGGCATCGAGTACGGCCGGCGATGGTGGGAGCTGGAGGACCGGATCTACGGCGGCATCACAGAGACCGACCTGGACATCTCCCACATCTGGTATCCGTCTCACGGCTACCACGGCAGGCGCGGGCTGCTGGTGGGCTACTACAACACCGAAGAGAACGCCCTGGCGTACGGCAGGCTCCCCCACCGCGAGCGGCTCCGCAGAGCGCTCGCCCAGGGGGAGAAGATCCACGGTGAGAAGTACCGCCGCGACGTGCTGTCGGCGGTGTCGGTGGCGTGGGAGCGGCAGCCGTACATCGAGGGGGCGTGGGTACGGTGGCCTTCGCGGGGAGCGGCGTTCTCCCTGCTTCAGCGGCCCGCGGGGCGCGTCTACTTCGCCGGCGACTGGTTGTCCCACCTGATCGCCTGGAAGGCCGGCGCGATGGAGTCCGCCCGCCAGGTGGTCACCGCCCTGCACCGACGGGTGATGACCGAACCCGCGTGA
- a CDS encoding M55 family metallopeptidase, with translation MKVYLSVDMEGVTGLTDPEEMHAGGRGYERGCELMTGDANAAIAGLCAAGATSVLVNDAHGSTKNLRIDLLDPRATLVRGPGKPMRMAQGLDESHRAACFIGYHARAGVTHGVLNHTWMGKEIQNVYLNGEVCGETRLVASFAGHIGVPVILVTGDEAVCEEARELLGDVETVAVKKGVDKFAAELLPPSVAAERIQAAATRALNRLTDFSPLRVEPPYVLGVEWNSTAIASACALIPGVKAAGPRHTEFATDDFSQIMALFGIFAMIGGQVACGSGVYG, from the coding sequence GTGAAGGTCTATCTGTCGGTGGACATGGAGGGCGTCACCGGGCTGACCGACCCGGAGGAGATGCACGCGGGCGGACGCGGCTACGAGCGCGGCTGTGAGCTGATGACCGGCGACGCCAACGCCGCCATCGCCGGGCTGTGCGCCGCGGGCGCCACGTCGGTGCTGGTCAACGACGCCCACGGTTCGACGAAGAACCTCCGCATCGACCTGCTCGATCCGCGGGCCACGCTCGTGCGCGGCCCCGGCAAGCCGATGCGCATGGCTCAAGGGCTGGACGAGAGCCACCGCGCCGCCTGCTTCATCGGCTACCACGCCAGGGCGGGCGTGACCCACGGCGTGCTCAACCACACGTGGATGGGCAAGGAGATCCAGAACGTCTACCTCAACGGTGAGGTCTGCGGCGAGACCCGCCTGGTGGCGAGCTTCGCCGGGCACATCGGCGTGCCCGTGATACTGGTCACCGGCGACGAGGCGGTGTGCGAGGAGGCGCGCGAGCTGCTCGGTGACGTCGAGACGGTGGCGGTGAAGAAAGGCGTGGACAAGTTCGCCGCCGAGCTGCTGCCGCCGAGCGTGGCCGCCGAGCGCATCCAGGCGGCGGCGACCCGCGCGCTCAACCGCCTGACCGACTTCTCCCCCCTGCGGGTGGAGCCGCCGTACGTGCTGGGCGTGGAGTGGAACTCCACGGCCATCGCCTCCGCCTGCGCGCTGATCCCCGGCGTGAAGGCGGCCGGTCCGCGGCACACCGAGTTCGCCACCGACGACTTCTCGCAGATCATGGCGCTGTTCGGCATCTTCGCCATGATCGGCGGGCAGGTCGCCTGCGGCAGCGGCGTGTACGGCTGA
- a CDS encoding DUF6395 domain-containing protein, whose translation MRISWTVEDGHWSLGFRLDPEDTLDGTVTDGHRVRLATNSCSVHLPYAVPEPHPDLRALAAWTVVAPYTVSRIVFDRPVSPGFAAAIEEGWGIEAGPVGDVAPRRGERLAISYSGGADSVAVATILPDAPLIHFQRVSHPRVPNRWTHYRSDVLARLALRTGRDVTIVRSDLEFTLAEPRPGYPEHHAVAIGAMLLADHLDLGGVAFGYEMGSRWLGGGRYVLRYTPDNPMWSPHGKWGRLFSAAGLDLVLPVGGVSEATTMRLALASDLRDQVRWCLRGGDGGRCGQCGKCLYKELIQAAIERRPMRIEITADRPVAAKWQKPPPYGGQEMIEYGCARVPGIEETAFAKAAAYLGATEESTRWLEHCYPPALAEIPERWRKRIEDFMVEEVGLMTEEEARRVESWGLA comes from the coding sequence TTGAGGATCAGCTGGACCGTCGAGGACGGACACTGGTCGCTGGGGTTCCGCCTCGACCCCGAGGACACCTTGGACGGCACGGTCACCGACGGCCACCGCGTCCGCCTGGCGACCAACTCGTGCTCGGTGCACCTGCCGTACGCGGTGCCCGAGCCGCACCCCGACCTGAGGGCGCTGGCCGCCTGGACCGTCGTCGCCCCCTACACCGTCTCGCGGATCGTCTTCGACCGGCCGGTGTCTCCCGGGTTCGCCGCGGCGATCGAGGAGGGCTGGGGGATCGAGGCCGGGCCGGTGGGCGACGTCGCGCCCCGGCGGGGCGAGCGGCTGGCGATCTCCTACAGCGGCGGCGCGGACAGCGTGGCCGTCGCGACGATCCTGCCGGACGCCCCGCTGATCCACTTCCAGCGGGTCTCCCACCCGCGGGTGCCCAACCGCTGGACGCACTACCGCTCCGACGTGTTGGCCAGACTCGCCCTGCGGACCGGGCGCGACGTGACGATCGTCCGCTCCGACCTGGAGTTCACCCTCGCCGAGCCGCGTCCGGGCTATCCCGAGCACCACGCGGTCGCGATCGGCGCGATGCTCCTGGCCGACCACCTGGACCTCGGCGGCGTCGCCTTCGGGTACGAGATGGGTTCGCGCTGGCTCGGCGGCGGCCGGTACGTGCTGCGCTACACCCCCGACAACCCGATGTGGTCGCCGCACGGCAAGTGGGGTCGGCTGTTCTCCGCCGCAGGCCTGGACCTCGTGCTGCCGGTGGGCGGGGTCAGCGAGGCCACCACCATGCGCCTGGCCCTCGCCTCCGACCTGCGCGACCAGGTGCGGTGGTGCCTGCGCGGCGGCGACGGCGGCCGCTGCGGGCAGTGCGGCAAGTGCCTGTACAAGGAACTGATCCAGGCCGCGATCGAGCGTCGCCCGATGCGCATCGAGATCACCGCCGACCGGCCGGTCGCCGCCAAGTGGCAGAAGCCCCCGCCGTACGGGGGACAGGAGATGATCGAGTACGGCTGCGCACGGGTGCCGGGGATCGAGGAGACCGCCTTCGCCAAGGCGGCGGCCTACCTGGGCGCCACCGAGGAGTCCACCCGCTGGCTGGAGCACTGCTATCCGCCGGCCTTGGCGGAGATCCCCGAACGGTGGCGCAAACGCATCGAGGACTTCATGGTCGAGGAGGTCGGCCTGATGACCGAGGAGGAGGCACGCAGGGTGGAGAGCTGGGGGCTGGCGTGA
- a CDS encoding N-acetylmuramoyl-L-alanine amidase, with translation MRALTAVAVAVVTGMVLLSPPPAAADRSGRGAGGPAQAPAVRDPVDAPDLQQIFAEAARAHGVPESVLLGVSYLQSRWDLNAGRPSTAAGFGPMHLTDAAALAASAHHHSRADADPRGDDARPAKTVRRPAAAPRIDASLRTLERAAELTGETRERLRTDPVANINGGAALLADYQKRLGAPLDDDPGQWYGAVARYSGASEADAAKAFADEVYAVIAEGVERVTADGSLVRLPARPDVRPRREWLKRLGLRTPRRGRVECPRSLSCEWIPAPYRELEDGGYGNHDRSDRPRNQKIEYIVIHDTETLYEPTLDLVRDPAYVSWHYTLRSRDGHIAQHVKIKDVAWHAGNWYVNAKAIGLEHEGFLAQGGAWYTEAMYRTSAKLVRYLARRYRIPLDRAHILGHDNVPGTLPSTVQGMHEDPGPYWDWAHYFDLLGAPLRGNGGPNAGSVMILPDYEHHRPYYNGCDAADPEAPCPPHGSSAVWLHTAPSHDAPLVKDIGKHPTGESLYSVYDHSARASAGQRYAVADRLGEWTAIWYLGQKAWFHNPPDAPTAVPSRGLVVTPRPGLDSVPVYGRAYPEPTAYPPGVPVQEIVPLQYTFPAGQSYTLGLTAQGEYYRAVTFDPSEHVVVRGKLKYYQIQFGHRVMFVRADDVSVSFS, from the coding sequence ATGCGAGCGTTGACCGCCGTGGCCGTCGCCGTCGTCACCGGCATGGTCCTGCTGTCCCCGCCGCCCGCCGCGGCGGACCGCTCCGGCCGCGGGGCGGGCGGCCCCGCCCAGGCGCCCGCGGTCCGCGATCCGGTGGACGCCCCCGATCTGCAACAGATCTTCGCCGAGGCCGCGCGAGCGCACGGCGTGCCGGAGAGCGTCCTGCTCGGCGTGTCCTACCTGCAATCACGCTGGGACCTCAACGCGGGCCGGCCCAGCACCGCCGCCGGATTCGGCCCGATGCACCTGACCGACGCGGCGGCGTTGGCCGCGTCGGCGCACCACCACTCCCGGGCGGACGCGGATCCCCGCGGCGACGACGCGCGCCCGGCGAAGACCGTCCGGCGACCGGCCGCGGCGCCGCGGATCGACGCCTCGCTGCGCACCCTCGAACGCGCGGCCGAACTGACCGGGGAGACCAGGGAGCGGCTGCGCACCGACCCGGTCGCCAACATCAACGGCGGCGCGGCGCTGCTGGCCGACTACCAGAAGCGGCTCGGCGCGCCGCTCGACGACGACCCGGGCCAGTGGTACGGCGCGGTGGCCCGCTATTCGGGAGCCTCCGAGGCCGACGCTGCGAAGGCGTTCGCCGATGAGGTGTACGCCGTCATCGCCGAGGGCGTCGAGCGGGTGACCGCCGACGGTTCGCTGGTGCGCCTGCCCGCCCGGCCGGACGTCCGCCCGCGGCGCGAATGGCTGAAGCGGCTCGGGTTGCGCACGCCGCGGCGGGGCCGCGTCGAGTGCCCGCGCTCGCTCTCCTGCGAGTGGATCCCCGCCCCCTACCGGGAGCTGGAGGACGGCGGGTACGGCAATCACGACCGCTCCGACCGCCCGCGCAACCAGAAGATCGAATACATCGTCATCCACGACACCGAGACCCTCTACGAGCCCACTCTCGACCTGGTGCGCGACCCCGCGTACGTGAGCTGGCACTACACGCTGCGCTCCCGGGACGGGCACATCGCCCAGCACGTCAAGATCAAGGACGTCGCCTGGCACGCCGGCAACTGGTACGTCAACGCCAAGGCCATCGGCCTGGAGCACGAGGGCTTCCTCGCCCAGGGCGGCGCCTGGTACACCGAGGCGATGTATCGCACCTCGGCCAAGCTGGTGCGCTACCTCGCCCGCCGTTACCGCATCCCGCTCGATCGGGCGCACATCCTGGGCCACGACAACGTGCCCGGCACGCTCCCGTCGACGGTGCAGGGCATGCACGAGGATCCCGGCCCGTACTGGGACTGGGCGCACTACTTCGACCTTCTCGGCGCGCCGCTGCGCGGCAACGGCGGGCCGAACGCGGGGTCGGTCATGATCCTGCCCGACTACGAGCACCACCGGCCGTACTACAACGGGTGTGACGCCGCCGACCCCGAGGCTCCCTGCCCGCCGCACGGCTCCTCGGCGGTCTGGCTGCACACCGCACCCAGCCATGACGCGCCGCTGGTGAAGGACATCGGCAAGCATCCGACCGGCGAGTCGCTCTACAGCGTCTACGACCACAGCGCCCGCGCCTCCGCCGGGCAGCGCTACGCCGTGGCCGACCGGCTGGGCGAGTGGACGGCCATCTGGTACCTCGGCCAGAAGGCGTGGTTCCACAACCCGCCGGACGCCCCCACGGCCGTCCCCTCACGCGGCCTGGTGGTCACGCCCCGGCCCGGCCTGGACTCCGTCCCCGTCTACGGCAGGGCCTATCCCGAGCCCACGGCGTACCCGCCGGGCGTGCCGGTTCAGGAGATCGTGCCCCTGCAGTACACCTTCCCGGCGGGGCAGAGCTACACGCTCGGCCTGACGGCGCAGGGCGAGTACTACCGCGCGGTGACCTTCGACCCGAGCGAGCACGTGGTGGTCCGGGGGAAGCTGAAGTACTACCAGATCCAGTTCGGCCACCGCGTCATGTTCGTCAGGGCCGACGACGTGTCGGTCTCCTTCTCCTGA